In Setaria italica strain Yugu1 chromosome IX, Setaria_italica_v2.0, whole genome shotgun sequence, the genomic stretch GAGAAGCCACTGCTTTTCCTGCAGCAAAAATGGCGATCGATATGAGCATATACACACACATTTGCTCCATCGCATTTTGAACAGAGAATGATCCCAAGCATCAGACGCTCAGAGCAGGATACAGGCGAGGTTACCTTCTGAGGTGCGCCACGTACTCCTGCCTGGTCATGTTCTTcatctcctccagctcctccctGTAGTCCTCAATCTGCGGATCCGTGCAAACATTAGCAATAGCTACTACCTCCattatctattcggtgccataaaactatgtgatcctgtctataattttgatcaacaTAAAATGGTTTAATTTGGAACTATAACggatataatttggaacggatggagtacaaAGATAACTACATTGCGATCATGCCATCACAAACAGATTCAGACTGACTGTTCAGCTAACTAACCGGGAAGTTGATGTGCGTGGACGTCCCCCAGTACTTGAGCGCCGCCAGGTCATACGCCCTCGCGGCCTTCTCCTCCATGTCATACCCGCCTAGCCAAACCAAAACCACAAGGAGACAAAACCTGAGACCTCTTAACCTCAACAACACCTGAACCATGTGCCTAGTCTACAGTCTACAAGCGATTACTGATCCAAGGCACGAGACCACCAGTGATTAAGTGTGAAAAGTACACGCACTTACCGAGATAAACTGCAGTACGTCACAGGGGTTGACGAATCCCAGGGGTGAAGCCGTGAAGGTTCAGGGAGAGACAAGGAAGTGCAGTTCATTAGGCTGTAGCTCAGGGAGTAAGCAGTAGGGGACTGAGATGAATGGCGTAGGCTGCCATGGCGGCAGTGGCGCGTACCTTGCCGGCCTTTCCGGGTCTGGCCTTCCTTCTTGCAGCTGTTGTCCCAGAGGTGCGCCTCATACCTCCCCGTCCACCTATGCCTGCTTTTACACGGTGGAAACCACGCGACTAGTGAGCGACTCGTGGCTGGGGTGGGCGCCGACCGGGTGTGGTGGCGACGGCAACGGCGTACGGACGGGGTAGGGATGCGGTGCGAGGGTATATACCTGGTGACGCCGCGGTACTGGGACGTGCGCTGGCCGAAGGTGTCGATGGACTTGCGGTGGACGGTGGGCTGTTTctgcacggcgccgccgccgccgcgcttctTGCTCCCGTCCAATCCGATGTActcggcgacggcgtcggcgtggGGATGGGGGCGTGCGCCGGCTTGCATGGTGACGCAGCTGGACTGGGACCCGGTCCCGGAGCTCATGGATAGGGCGAGCGGGTGCAGGTTGCCCTGCACCGGCAGGatggctccggcgccgccgttgACGTCGTAGCCGTCCCCGCCGCGCGCAGCGAACCAgctcgccgccatcgccgcggcgGAATGCTCGTCCACCAGCTGCGCGTGGCCGCCGTACACGTCGTGCCCGTGCCCGCCCGAGCCGGGGATCCCCGCGCAGTGCAGCGGCTGCAGGTAGCCGGCTTGGTCCTGGCCGTGCCCGTGGCCGCCGCCATAGTAGAAGCTGGAGTTGTCCAAGCTCAGCGCCATCGCGGGGCCCCCGCCCAAGAAATCCTCCAGCTTCGGCGATGCCGACGACACCACCACACCTGATCGATCACAAGACAAAAACTTCTTAAAACCAATCAAGAAACGTGCGTTGCTAGAATAGAAACAAACAAATCAACCAAGAACACAACTGTAGCAAGTACGATCGAGCTAGTACTCTAAAGATCTCTCACTTCCTACTAACATGGAAACAATGCCATTAATGGAGCTAGCTTACCGTGGTGATCTTGCTCGCTCCTATGGAGGGCCTCCATGATGCAGAGGGATCCGTCAGACTTGAGCGGCATGGCGGAGAGCCCAGGGTAGAATCCCCCGCCGCCATTGGCTCCCGCCGTGGAGACACcatcctggccgccgccgccgagcgcgtAGCAGAAGCCTGCGGGGGAGGCGCTGACGACGGGAGGGTAGAAGAGGCCCccgtggtgctgctgctgcatctgcaCGGCGTTGGAGCCGTCCGAGCCGTCCATGGTGGCCGCCATGTGAGGCGACAGCGAGAAGCCCagccagctgccgccgccgccgaccgccgcgtCGCTCCCGCcggtgctgcagctgctgaGGTTCTGGCTGCTGTTGCTGGTCATTTTGGGGAGACAGGGCGggcagggagggaggaggacgaggacgaggagggggtTGGAAGAAGAGACGATGAGAGATCaatcattggagagtacatGCCGCAATGATACCGCCACTCTCCATGGCTAGCACAGCCTGCGCGGGTTTGGAGGGGGACGCTGGAGGGCTTCGGTTTGTGTGTGGGTGTGCCTCCCTGCCTCCGTGCGAGGGGGTGAGATGTTAGCTAAGCCAAGCTAAGCTCGGGTGACATGTGCGCGGGggacggaggaagaagagtgATCGATGAGGAGAGGAGAATGTGTGTGGGGGTAGCTTTAAAGCGTGCAAAAGGAATGAGTTTGCTATCGCATTTGACCCACACGCAAGAAAATATTGGTCGGACGAGACGGGGATCGGGGACGTTTGATTTCGGAGATGCCACGTGCTGTCTAAGGATGAGTTTGGTTTGCTAGCATAATCTTAGATTATGATTTGTATCTAGGGGACACACTTATTTGAGACAGCCTTATACAATTCATAGATCAGCTAAATTCAAAAGAAAGGTACTcgcttactccctccgttctcgGTACCCAaatattcaaaatttcaaaatttattCTCAAACATAACGGTTACTGGGCACATTTAATCTCTTGTTCATTTAATTTTTCTTAGAATTGACAAGATTAGTTTAGCAGATTAGTGTATTAGTTGAAGTGGACTCCTTATTATCCGTGTCTGCCACTAAAACAACGAGACGCCTTAATTTTCTACATTATAATTTACGGatacatttatttttttcaatctcCTTAATGTATCATGAAAGCTATAGGATGACTCATATTTCAGAACAAGGATTATATCTCATAAAAAGGCTGATTAGGAAAATGCTAGCGACCATTCGGATCGCATAGCATTTATTGGTTCTTGATTGTTGGTTCTATATGTCCCGAAAATAGACGCATTTataattataatttttttgaatgACGAACTTATAAGTTAGATAGCTGGATGGTTGGCAAATAAAATGGATAGATATAAGTTGTCCTGTTGGATCACATATATATATTCTTTAGCACATATCTCTAGCTGATCTAAATACGATCTTCACACATAATTTACTAATTTTTTGTATCTACTCATCCCAAATAAAAATGATGattaattattaaaaaaagagCCCGATTCTTGGTTTATGTGTAATAAAAAAGGTGAATCCAAAAGAAAGTCTAACAATCACAACACACAACCGCAAGTACTAAATAAACCATCAATCTATATGATAAAAGCGACAAAACAAAATGGTGATTAGTTATTTTAGTTGTCGACACAAAGACATAAGATAAAAGTGCAAAACATTTATTTCACATAAATATCTTCGGCTAGTTGCCCTTAATTTATGTAGCCAAGTCCTAATGTACTTTTAAAATGCATCGATAATTTATGCAATATTCATTGTATTAATACTATATGTTCAAATCTTACTGTTACTAATTGGAGATTTTTGAACCTCCATGTTAATCATCACCCACTGTgtttagaagaaaaaaagataaattctagATTTTTTCATAAAAATCATAGAGATCTGGTCATGAATAAAGTAGgctgtaatcaagatggttaaTAATACCCATTGTagctattatattttctaaatgtTACTCAATTACCCACCTCCGTCATAGTACAGAGGGATGAAATCGATCGGGATCGGTTGGGAAAAGACCCTAACCACttttgatttcatatttttattcgTGAACAGCAGCAAAATCGGAAAAGCTTGGCTAGAAAAGTAAAATTGGATACACaggaaataaaaaatgaaacaatCCCGTAAATGCGGTACTCAATCGGTATAATCAAGATTCGGTGTTGGTCGATACGGGATCTTCCCGTTCCTACTTTCATCCCTAGCGGTAGAAATAATCAACAGTAACCCTTAAATCtttatctaaattatccacatTTTCCATTATTTAAAATAATCTAAATTAACCCCTTAATATTTGTCCAAAataattacccacttatacatttataaaaaataaagtaaTCCACTAAATTTGCGTCTATATTATCAACATGTGCTCATTATTAAAAACAACCCTACATTTATTATTAtaatatgattttaaattacctatttaaGCCATTGGTAATACGACAAACACTTGCTTAAGTACACTTGCATGCCATGTGTCACCAAAACCATATGTGCAAGGAAGCAATGGGATTATCGATTTTAAGCTAAACACTAAGTATTCAATTAAACATATGCAATGTAAGACACATATATTCAGGAGCGATGCAAATtggaaaataaaatataaagtGGACCGAAACTATAATCTACCACAACCAGTAAAAGATAAATATGTATTtatgagtattatgttaaaatatttaacaaatgaaagAGAGTTGGGTAAGAATTTTGATTATCAGCCAGGGGCCATaatatttttatgaatttctacTTATGTCTCTTAAAATTAATAAATTTTGCTCTAAACTACTCTTTTATTTTGGGAGGTGCTCTAAACTACTCATAAGACTAAGTAACCTAAATGCCTAAACGTATTATCAGCACAAATTCAATTATTTTGGCATAGAGCTCCCTTTTAGTACATCGAGAGACAGGCAAAAGAAAGAACCGTATATAAATGCAAGCAAAACACAAGTGCATCTTACATGCTAGTCTAACTCCTATAACAGATAACACCATACAGAAATCCAGTTTCCTGCGGGTTCTCGTGTCGGGCGCCAGTCAACACTAATAGCTATCTATTTGTGAGGACTTCTCCCAAAACGACTTATGTAATGAATTCAAAATCGGTGAAGTAAATAAACTTGACTTATGGTTATTTTTATCTCAGTTTGTCAAAACAACTTCAGTACATAATGCCTTAATTTGTGCAAATCATGTGAAAAGCCAGGATCGGTATAAGCACTTCCATATATACCCTAAGCTATGTCAGGAAACCAAACTTTCCACTAAAAAATGAGTGGTGTTGAAACATTTGAGTTCattttaacacttgttaaacaGATAATGTTTATAACAATATTTTCTCCCTTTTTAAATAGATAATATTTATAACGAACCAATTAGTTCATT encodes the following:
- the LOC101769054 gene encoding AP2-like ethylene-responsive transcription factor ANT isoform X2, whose protein sequence is MTSNSSQNLSSCSTGGSDAAVGGGGSWLGFSLSPHMAATMDGSDGSNAVQMQQQHHGGLFYPPVVSASPAGFCYALGGGGQDGVSTAGANGGGGFYPGLSAMPLKSDGSLCIMEALHRSEQDHHGVVVSSASPKLEDFLGGGPAMALSLDNSSFYYGGGHGHGQDQAGYLQPLHCAGIPGSGGHGHDVYGGHAQLVDEHSAAAMAASWFAARGGDGYDVNGGAGAILPVQGNLHPLALSMSSGTGSQSSCVTMQAGARPHPHADAVAEYIGLDGSKKRGGGGAVQKQPTVHRKSIDTFGQRTSQYRGVTRHRWTGRYEAHLWDNSCKKEGQTRKGRQVYLGGYDMEEKAARAYDLAALKYWGTSTHINFPIEDYREELEEMKNMTRQEYVAHLRRKSSGFSRGASIYRGVTSICRRHHQHGRWQARIGRVSGNKDLYLGTFSTQEEAAEAYDVAAIKFRGLNAVTNFDITRYDVDKIMESNTLLPGEQVRRIKDSEQASEGDAVASAAAAVVQAGSCGAADTWRIQAAAALPGVARADELHVKGQHQDLLSSEAFSLLHDVVSVDAAGQGGGGGASAHMSNASSLAPSVSNSREQSPDRGVGGGGGLAMLFAKPAAAASKLACPLPLGSWVSPSPVSARPGVSIAHLPMFAAWTDA
- the LOC101769054 gene encoding AP2-like ethylene-responsive transcription factor ANT isoform X4, which gives rise to MTSNSSQNLSSCSTGGSDAAVGGGGSWLGFSLSPHMAATMDGSDGSNAVQMQQQHHGGLFYPPVVSASPAGFCYALGGGGQDGVSTAGANGGGGFYPGLSAMPLKSDGSLCIMEALHRSEQDHHGVVVSSASPKLEDFLGGGPAMALSLDNSSFYYGGGHGHGQDQAGYLQPLHCAGIPGSGGHGHDVYGGHAQLVDEHSAAAMAASWFAARGGDGYDVNGGAGAILPVQGNLHPLALSMSSGTGSQSSCVTMQAGARPHPHADAVAEYIGLDGSKKRGGGGAVQKQPTVHRKSIDTFGQRTSQYRGVTRHRWTGRYEAHLWDNSCKKEGQTRKGRQVYLGGYDMEEKAARAYDLAALKYWGTSTHINFPIEDYREELEEMKNMTRQEYVAHLRRKSSGFSRGASIYRGVTRHHQHGRWQARIGRVSGNKDLYLGTFSTQEEAAEAYDVAAIKFRGLNAVTNFDITRYDVDKIMESNTLLPGEQVRRIKDSEQASEGDAVASAAAAVVQAGSCGAADTWRIQAAAALPGVARADELHVKGQHQDLLSSEAFSLLHDVVSVDAAGQGGGGGASAHMSNASSLAPSVSNSREQSPDRGVGGGGGLAMLFAKPAAAASKLACPLPLGSWVSPSPVSARPGVSIAHLPMFAAWTDA
- the LOC101769054 gene encoding AP2-like ethylene-responsive transcription factor ANT isoform X1; translation: MTSNSSQNLSSCSTGGSDAAVGGGGSWLGFSLSPHMAATMDGSDGSNAVQMQQQHHGGLFYPPVVSASPAGFCYALGGGGQDGVSTAGANGGGGFYPGLSAMPLKSDGSLCIMEALHRSEQDHHGVVVSSASPKLEDFLGGGPAMALSLDNSSFYYGGGHGHGQDQAGYLQPLHCAGIPGSGGHGHDVYGGHAQLVDEHSAAAMAASWFAARGGDGYDVNGGAGAILPVQGNLHPLALSMSSGTGSQSSCVTMQAGARPHPHADAVAEYIGLDGSKKRGGGGAVQKQPTVHRKSIDTFGQRTSQYRGVTSRHRWTGRYEAHLWDNSCKKEGQTRKGRQVYLGGYDMEEKAARAYDLAALKYWGTSTHINFPIEDYREELEEMKNMTRQEYVAHLRRKSSGFSRGASIYRGVTSICRRHHQHGRWQARIGRVSGNKDLYLGTFSTQEEAAEAYDVAAIKFRGLNAVTNFDITRYDVDKIMESNTLLPGEQVRRIKDSEQASEGDAVASAAAAVVQAGSCGAADTWRIQAAAALPGVARADELHVKGQHQDLLSSEAFSLLHDVVSVDAAGQGGGGGASAHMSNASSLAPSVSNSREQSPDRGVGGGGGLAMLFAKPAAAASKLACPLPLGSWVSPSPVSARPGVSIAHLPMFAAWTDA
- the LOC101769054 gene encoding AP2-like ethylene-responsive transcription factor ANT isoform X3, producing the protein MTSNSSQNLSSCSTGGSDAAVGGGGSWLGFSLSPHMAATMDGSDGSNAVQMQQQHHGGLFYPPVVSASPAGFCYALGGGGQDGVSTAGANGGGGFYPGLSAMPLKSDGSLCIMEALHRSEQDHHGVVVSSASPKLEDFLGGGPAMALSLDNSSFYYGGGHGHGQDQAGYLQPLHCAGIPGSGGHGHDVYGGHAQLVDEHSAAAMAASWFAARGGDGYDVNGGAGAILPVQGNLHPLALSMSSGTGSQSSCVTMQAGARPHPHADAVAEYIGLDGSKKRGGGGAVQKQPTVHRKSIDTFGQRTSQYRGVTSRHRWTGRYEAHLWDNSCKKEGQTRKGRQVYLGGYDMEEKAARAYDLAALKYWGTSTHINFPIEDYREELEEMKNMTRQEYVAHLRRKSSGFSRGASIYRGVTRHHQHGRWQARIGRVSGNKDLYLGTFSTQEEAAEAYDVAAIKFRGLNAVTNFDITRYDVDKIMESNTLLPGEQVRRIKDSEQASEGDAVASAAAAVVQAGSCGAADTWRIQAAAALPGVARADELHVKGQHQDLLSSEAFSLLHDVVSVDAAGQGGGGGASAHMSNASSLAPSVSNSREQSPDRGVGGGGGLAMLFAKPAAAASKLACPLPLGSWVSPSPVSARPGVSIAHLPMFAAWTDA